One stretch of Brettanomyces nanus chromosome 4, complete sequence DNA includes these proteins:
- a CDS encoding uncharacterized protein (EggNog:ENOG41) — protein MMVPMAPAAPAGPMGPMGPMGPMPPVASEAPLAPVAPERQGMPGAPGVVITVPASSQPSASPAPLASLDPPAPPTPHNYQQYSQYASLGATKQSPHQPAPLPASTLTHPVDLSSRRPSRAPKRASFMSGPISSNTSFSPVHHKVSAFVAKLYAMLCDPELSHLIWWSRLDEGDSVTFALLPGSEFASSLSSYFKHGNVASFVRQLHMYGFHKVCDSSPPPAPPVPKKEHHEYIDSKSNISDDTQKSSPDSTPHPVWEFRHSSDKFRRGGEASLYLIRRRPTASRATSTTTKAAAGQSAIGDRFGSMGQLDQLDQMDRLGSVGPVGQMVPMGPVGPATLMGPMGPMGPMPMGPLGPMGTIPMGPMPMGNMGPMGPMGPMDGAGPIGPMGSVQMGPVTQFTPMGPMGPVRVSFEMAGAPGSMNAMQVGPSGLMQMSPSKPPAGSIPRQPLLPLLLLLLLLLGLCPSIMHLHLLLQLHLVLHLHPHLLHSILFNNANCHVIIQVSPSGRPLVAGIPH, from the exons ATGA TGGTCCCTATGGCTCCAGCGGCTCCAGCGGGTCCAATGGGTCCAATGGGTCCAATGGGTCCAATGCCTCCAGTGGCTTCGGAGGCTCCCCTGGCTCCGGTTGCTCCAGAAAGACAAGGTATGCCTGGTGCCCCAGGTGTCGTCATAACTGTACCAGCGTCATCGCAGCCGTCTGCGTCCCCAGCACCTTTGGCTTCTCTGGACCCCCCTGCACCTCCAACTCCACACAATTACCAGCAATATTCTCAATATGCATCTCTTGGTGCAACAAAGCAATCTCCACATCAACCTGCTCCTCTTCCTGCATCTACACTGACGCATCCCGTTGACCTTTCAAGCAGGAGACCTTCTAGAGCTCCAAAGCGTGCCTCGTTTATGTCAGGCCCCATTTCTTCCAacacctctttctctcccGTTCACCACAAAGTCAGTGCATTTGTCGCAAAGCTCTATGCCATGCTGTGCGATCCAGAGCTCTCCCACCTAATCTGGTGGAGTCGCCTCGATGAAGGCGATTCAGTAACTTTCGCATTATTACCAGGTTCTGAGTTTGCTAGCTCTCTCTCCTCTTACTTCAAGCATGGAAACGTTGCCTCTTTTGTGCGTCAGTTGCATATGTATGGTTTCCACAAAGTGTGTGATAGCAGTCCTCCTCCTGCACCTCCTGTGCCGAAAAAGGAACATCACGAGTACATTGATTCAAAATCTAACATCTCTGATGACACACAGAAAAGTTCCCCAGATTCGACGCCTCATCCCGTTTGGGAGTTTCGACATTCCAGCGATAAATTTCGCAGGGGTGGCGAAGCATCTCTTTACTTAATACGGAGGCGTCCTACTGCTTCACGGGCCACCTCTACTACAACCAAGGCTGCTGCTGGACAGTCTGCCATTGGTGACAGGTTTGGTTCTATGGGGCAGTTGGATCAACTGGATCAGATGGATCGTCTGGGTTCTGTGGGTCCCGTGGGTCAAATGGTTCCTATGGGGCCGGTTGGGCCAGCTACTCTTATGGGTCCTATGGGTCCTATGGGTCCTATGCCTATGGGTCCCCTGGGTCCTATGGGTACTATACCTATGGGTCCTATGCCTATGGGAAATATGGGACCTATGGGTCCTATGGGGCCTATGGATGGAGCAGGTCCTATAGGTCCTATGGGATCCGTGCAGATGGGTCCTGTCACGCAATTCACTCCTATGGGTCCTATGGGTCCGGTTCGTGTAAGCTTCGAAATGGCGGGTGCTCCCGGATCCATGAATGCTATGCAGGTAGGACCTTCAGGTCTTATGCAGATGAGCCCATCTAAACCCCCTGCAGGCTCTATTCCGCGCCAACCTCTGCTCCCtcttctgctccttcttctgctccttctgGGGCTGTGTCCATCTATTATGCATCTGCACCTCCTCCTTCAGCTGCACCTGGTCCTGCATCTGCACCCCCACCTCCTGCACAGTATTCTGTTCAACAACGCCAACTGCCATGTGATAATACAAGTTTCTCCTTCCGGCCGGCCTCTCGTCGCAGGTATCCCTCATTAA
- a CDS encoding uncharacterized protein (EggNog:ENOG41) — protein sequence MPTVDFRGETLPAEEGVHEPSLTTIHASTATTATLETRTPASSFASSGDPLDPMGTQAENAGPAGNEDAPTVTNTHSASTPPNSAAPSAMLSSQTTSPIGSPHTPPTFATATPADPSPGIPSYISLENKIGFPPCEEASVDGARIPRSLCIPYARQTVKAFAEFLYTGQVGSNWKIFPTATELLMLAKRYDIPLLYNLVLEMLFVVLARKEAQLMNDARKLKAVVEAGGIQDKFGPTTFGAGSAIDRFSQCLAKLDDGFVDRVLFKRASKVARRTSSMGVHTADENATSVRTTLGFLKDDVYETSDGDGDVEAALADAARSGRFGDRKSVASSFFGPGDVLNNKRESSVTASTGASTGFKSSKEWPSFKQLVSPHTVECSDTIVEMLIETGAIANDMKLMLRAINVKEMSLQYRKQKREVMATLEAMKTISQG from the exons ATGCCGACCGTTGATTTCCGCGGAGAGACACTTCCAGCTGAAGAAGGTGTGCACGAACCATCTCTCACAACTATCCATGCGAGTACCGCCACTACAGCTACACTGGAAACTAGGACTCCAGCATCGTCGTTTGCTTCGTCGGGAGATCCACTTGACCCGATGGGCACACAAGCGGAGAATGCAGGACCTGCGGGCAACGAGGACGCCCCAACTGTAACAAATACCCACTCCGCTTCGACCCCGCCAAACTCCGCCGCGCCCTCCGCCATGCTTTCTTCCCAAACTACCTCACCGATAGGCTCTCCGCATACCCCCCCGACTTTCGCCACCGCCACTCCCGCGGATCCCTCGCCGGGTATTCCGTCCTACATCTCCTTGGAAAACAAAATCGGTTTCCCGCCATGCGAAGAGGCCTCTGTGGACGGAGCCCGCATTCCTCGCTCATTATGTATTCCCTATGCCCGCCAGACCGTTAAGGCATTTGCGGAGTTCTTGTATACGGGGCAAGTCGGCTCCAACTGGAAGATCTTTCCGACAGCTACAGAGCTACTCATGTTAGCCAAGAGGTATGATATACCGTTGCTTTACAACTTGGTCCTGGAGATGCTTTTCGTGGTGTTGGCCCGCAAAGAGGCACAGTTGATGAACGACGCGCGAAAATTGAAGGCCGTCGTTGAGGCCGGCGGCATTCAGGATAAGTTCGGGCCGACAACGTTTGGCGCCGGTTCCGCCATTGACCGCTTTTCTCAATGTCTCGCCAAACTTGACGATGGGTTCGTTGACCGCGTGTTGTTTAAGCGCGCATCCAAGGTGGCACGGCGCACCTCTTCAATGGGTGTGCACACTGCTG ACGAGAACGCAACTTCGGTTCGAACAACTCTTGGGTTTCTCAAAGACGATGTTTACGAGACTTCGGATGGTGACGGGGATGTGGAAGCTGCTCTTGCGGATGCAGCGAGATCTGGAAGGTTTGGCGATCGTAAGAGCGTTGCCAGTAGTTTCTTTGGACCAGGCGATGTCCTCAACAATAAAAGGGAGTCCAGTGTGACTGCGTCGACCGGTGCGTCGACTGGTTTCAAAAGTTCCAAGGAATGGCCGTCATTTAAGCAGTTGGTGAGTCCCCACACAGTGGAGTGCTCAGACACAATTGTAGAAATGCTCATTGAGACTGGCGCCATAGCCAACGATATGAAGCTGATGCTTCGAGCCATCAACGTTAAGGAAATGTCTTTACAGTATAGAAAGCAGAAACGTGAGGTGATGGCGACATTAGAGGCCATGAAGACGATTAGCCAAGGGTAG